Proteins co-encoded in one uncultured Bacteroides sp. genomic window:
- the nuoL gene encoding NADH-quinone oxidoreductase subunit L: MEYTIFILLLPVLMFLFLGLAGHKLKPNVAGICGTISLGIVAILSYLTAFEYFTAPRVDGIFKTILPFNIEWLRFTEHLHINIGILLDPISVMMLVVVSTVSLMVHIYSMGYMHGEKGFQRYYAFLSLFTFSMMGLVLATNIFQMYIFWELVGVSSYLLIGFYYTKPTAVAASKKAFIVTRFADLGFLAGILVLSFFSNTFDFTELMNGSCTSVLQSAAGQTFLGGSVIAWGLGLMFLGGAGKSAMFPFHIWLPDAMEGPTPVSALIHAATMVVAGVYLVARMFPLYIQFAPEVLTGIAYIGAFTALFSATIACVQTDIKRVLAFSTISQIGFMIVALGVCTGMDPHEGLGYMASMFHLFTHAMFKALLFLGAGSIIHAVHSNEMDQMGGLRKYMPITHITFLIACLAIAGIPPFSGFFSKDEILAAAFNFSPVIGWVMTFIAGLTAFYMFRLYYNIFWGKEHKHEHTPHESPLTMSFPLMFLAAITLVAGFIPFGTLVSSNGEAYHIHLDTLVASISVCVAVISIIIATIFYRKEEQPIPDMLGKKFRKLHTAATHRFYIDEVWMFITHKIIFRCISTPIAWFDRHVVDGFMNFLAWSTQEASFSIRGFQSGRVQQYAYVFLIGALVIIVGLLLFI, from the coding sequence ATGGAATATACAATATTTATTTTACTGCTTCCGGTGCTAATGTTCCTTTTCTTAGGATTGGCGGGACACAAGCTTAAACCGAACGTGGCAGGAATATGTGGAACAATATCTTTGGGTATTGTTGCTATACTATCCTATCTCACCGCATTTGAGTACTTTACTGCTCCGCGTGTGGATGGAATTTTTAAAACAATTCTTCCTTTTAATATAGAGTGGCTTCGTTTCACCGAGCACCTTCATATTAATATAGGTATCTTACTGGATCCAATCTCAGTAATGATGCTGGTTGTTGTTTCTACTGTATCACTGATGGTACACATCTACAGTATGGGATACATGCATGGAGAAAAAGGATTCCAACGTTACTATGCGTTCCTTTCACTCTTTACCTTCTCAATGATGGGATTGGTTTTAGCAACCAATATTTTCCAGATGTATATTTTCTGGGAACTTGTGGGTGTTTCTTCTTATCTGTTGATTGGATTCTATTATACCAAACCAACTGCTGTCGCAGCATCAAAGAAAGCGTTTATCGTTACTCGTTTTGCTGACTTAGGCTTCCTTGCTGGTATCCTGGTCCTTTCATTCTTCAGCAACACATTTGATTTTACAGAACTAATGAACGGTTCATGTACATCTGTACTTCAAAGTGCAGCCGGACAAACATTCTTAGGCGGAAGTGTAATTGCCTGGGGCCTGGGACTTATGTTTTTAGGTGGTGCCGGTAAAAGTGCAATGTTCCCTTTCCATATTTGGTTGCCGGATGCTATGGAAGGTCCAACTCCTGTTTCTGCATTGATCCATGCTGCAACAATGGTTGTTGCCGGTGTATATTTAGTAGCGAGAATGTTCCCGTTATATATTCAATTCGCTCCGGAAGTTCTTACAGGAATTGCTTATATTGGTGCATTCACGGCATTGTTCTCGGCAACTATAGCCTGTGTGCAGACAGATATTAAACGTGTACTTGCTTTCTCAACCATCTCACAGATTGGTTTCATGATTGTGGCATTGGGTGTTTGTACCGGAATGGATCCACACGAAGGCTTAGGTTACATGGCATCCATGTTCCACTTGTTCACGCACGCTATGTTCAAGGCATTATTATTCCTTGGAGCTGGTTCTATTATCCACGCTGTTCACAGCAACGAAATGGACCAGATGGGTGGTCTTCGCAAATACATGCCTATCACACATATCACTTTCCTTATTGCATGTCTTGCTATCGCAGGTATTCCTCCTTTCTCAGGATTCTTCAGTAAGGACGAAATTCTGGCAGCAGCATTCAACTTCAGTCCGGTAATTGGATGGGTTATGACATTTATTGCAGGTCTTACTGCATTCTATATGTTCCGTCTATATTATAACATTTTCTGGGGTAAAGAACACAAACACGAACACACTCCTCATGAGTCACCACTTACAATGTCATTCCCATTGATGTTCCTTGCAGCTATAACTTTAGTTGCCGGATTCATTCCATTCGGAACACTTGTAAGCAGTAACGGCGAAGCTTACCACATTCATCTGGATACACTTGTAGCTTCAATCAGCGTATGTGTAGCAGTGATATCAATTATTATCGCTACTATATTCTACCGCAAAGAAGAACAACCTATTCCAGACATGCTGGGCAAAAAGTTCCGCAAACTACACACCGCCGCAACACACCGTTTCTATATCGACGAAGTATGGATGTTTATTACCCATAAGATTATTTTCCGTTGTATCTCAACCCCTATCGCCTGGTTTGACCGCCACGTGGTAGACGGATTCATGAATTTCCTTGCATGGAGTACTCAGGAAGCATCATTCTCTATCCGTGGTTTCCAATCCGGACGTGTTCAGCAATACGCTTATGTATTCCTGATCGGTGCATTAGTTATTATTGTAGGATTACTTCTATTTATCTAA